The following is a genomic window from Opitutus sp. GAS368.
ACGACCAGCGCCAACGCGGCGGTCGCGAAGAAAGGCTCCGTCGCCTACGATGTTTCCAAGGCCGCCGGCAACCACCTCGTGCGCGAGCTCGCCATCGAGCTGTCGCCGCTGGTCCGCGTCAACGGCGTGGCCCCGGCCACCGTCGTGCAGGGCAGTGCGATGTTCCCGCGCGACCGCGTCATCGGCTCGCTCGCGAAATACAACATTCCCTACCAGGACGACGAGGCCACCGAGTCGCTGGTCGGCAAGCTGGCGCAATTCTACGCCGACCGCACGCTGACCAAGGCGCCCATCACGCCGGCGGACCAGGCCGAGGCCTACTTCCTCCTGGTGAGCCAGCGCCTCAGCAAGACGACCGGCCAGGTCGTCACGGTCGACGGCGGCCTGCACGAAGCCTTCCTGCGCTGAGGTTCACCACTAATCCACACTAATGCTTCACTAATCCCTGAGATTTTGACCACGGATAACACGGATTATCACGGATGGATTTCAGACAATACAGGTTCAGTTTCTTCATTAGTGCCCAATTAGTGTGCATTAGTGGTGACCAAAGCTCCTGCCTTTATCCGTGTTAATCCGTGCAATCCGTGGTTAAAAAACAACATGGCTTCTAAAACCATCCACTGTGCCGCCGTGGACCTCGGCGCGACCAGCGGTCGCGTCATCGTCGGCACGTGGGCGAAGAACCGCCTCACGCTGACGGAGGTGCACCGCTTTCCGAACGGGTTCCGTTCGGTCGGCGGCCACGATTACTGGGACATCCCCGGCCTGTGGACCGAGATCGCCACCGGCCTGCGCCTCGCGAAAAAGCGCTTCCCGCAGCTCGCCTCCGTCGGCGTGGACACCTGGGGCGTGGACCACGTGCTCGTCAACGACGCGGGCCGCATGGTGTTTCCCACGCACGCCTACCGCGACGCCCGCACGCAGCCCGGCCTGACGCGCCTCGCCAACACCCGCGCGGCGCTGGAGCGCATCTACGCCGCGACCGGCATCCCCAACGTCTTCTACAACTCCAGCCTGCAGCTGGAGGAGACCGTCGCGCACAATCCGGCCGTGGCCGACCTGGCTACGCGCTGCCTCTTCCTGCCGGACTACTTCAACTTCCTGCTCTCGGGTCGCATGGAGAACGAGATCTCCTTTGCCAGCACCTCGCAGCTCCTTGCCGTGCACGGTCGGGACTGGTCGCGCGCCACGCTCGACCATTTTCATATTCCCGCGACGTGGTTCACGCCGCCGATCCTCGCCAACACCGTGCTCGGCCCGATTCTGCCCGAGGTAGGGCGAGTCCTCCGGACGAGCCGTGAATCCGCGAAATCCGGTGCAAAGCGCGGCTCGTCGGGACGACGCGCCCTACCTGACATCAAGGTTGTCGCCGTGCCCGGCCACGACACCGCCTGCGCCTACGACGCCATGCCGGCCAATCCGACGGGCGGCGACCTCTACATCAGCTCCGGCACCTGGTCGCTCGTCGGCTTCGAGAGCGACACGCCGCTGCTCGGTCACGAGGCGCTCACCGCGCGCATCTCCAACGAGCGCACCGGCGACGGCCGCTACCGCCCGCTGACGAACGTCATCGGCCTGTGGCTGCTGGAGCAGACGCTCAAGGATTTCACGGCCCGGCCGAAGAACGACGCGGAGTGGGTGAAGCTCATTAATGCTAGCTCTAAGCTTACAGCTTTAAGCTTTAAGCTGGATTGCACCGACCCCGCCTTCGTGAACCCGTCTTCCATGCGGGCCGCGATCGACGCGCAGCTGAAGCGCCGGAAACTGCCGCGGCCAAAGAACCTCGCCGGCTATGTCCGCCTGATCTGCGACTCGCTGGGGCAGGGGCATGCCGACGCCCTCCGCGCCTTCGAGAAACTCGCCGGCCGGAAGTTCCAGCGCATCCTCATCGTGGGCGGTGGCTCGAAGAACCGTCTGCTTTGCCAGGCGACAGCCGATGCCAGCGGGCTGCCGGTCCACGCCTTCACCCTCGAGGGCACCGCGGTCGGCAACATCGCCTCCCAGCTTGTCGCGCTGCGCGCCGTGCGTAACCTGAAGTCCTTCCGCGAGCACTTCGCCAAGCAAATCAAAGCCACCGTTTATCAACCTGGTTGAAATGCATTTTCTTACACCAAGAGCGCGAAGAGAGCGGAGCGATGCTCAATCAAGCGTATCCCACTTGGCTAACTTTGCTTCCTTTGTGTAAAACTGCCTTGGTGCATTTCCAAGAAACTTTCCCCATGAAATCTTCCGCCGCCTACAAACTCGCCCGCTCGGCCTACGCCGGCTACGGCGTCGACACCGAGGCCGCCATCCGCCACGCGCTCCGCGTGCCCGTCTCGCTGCATTGCTGGCAGGCGGACGATGTTCGCGGCCTCGAGACGCCCAAGGACGGCGTCGCCGGCGGCGGCATCATGTCGACCGGCGGCTATCCCGGCCGCGCCCGCAACGGCGACGAGATGCGCGCCGACCTCGACCTCGTCTTGAAACTGCTCCCCGGCAAGCAGCGCCTCAACCTCCACGCGTTTTACGCCGAGACCGGGGCCAAGGCCGTCGACCGCGACGACCTGCGGCCCGAGCACTTCGCCCGCTGGCTCGGCTGGGCCAAGTCCCGCCGCATCGGCCTCGACTTCAACCCGACTTACTTCGCCCACGAGAAGGCGAACTCCGGCTTCACGCTCTCCAGCGCCGATCCGGGCATCCGCCGCTTCTGGATCAACCACGGCAAGGCCTGCCGGCACATCGCGCAGCATTTTGCCAAGGAGCTGGGCAAGCCGGTCGTGCACAACCACTGGGTGCCGGACGGCGCCAAGGACGCGCCGGCCGACCGCTGGGCGCCGCGCGAGCGGCTCAAGGAGTCCTACGACGCCATCTTCGCCGACAAGACCGTGAACCGGAAGCTCTGCGTCGACGCCGTCGAGGGCAAGTTGTTTGGTCTCGGTTCCGAGGACTACGTCGTCGGCTCGCAGGAATTCTACTCGAGCTACGCCCAGAGCCGCGACCTGGTGCTCTGCCTCGACCTCGGCCACTACCACCCGACCGAGTCGGTGGCGGACAAGGTCTCGGCGCTGATGCAGTTCCATAAACGCCTGCTGCTGCACACCAGCCGGCCGGTCCGCTGGGACAGCGACCACGTCGTCATCCTCGACGACGCCGTGCGCAACCTCTTCCTCGAGATCGCCCGCGGCGACGCGTGGGACCGGGTGTTCGTGGCCCTCGATTTTTTCGACGCCTCCATCAACCGCATCGCCGCCTACGTCATCGGCGCCCGGGCTACGCGCCAGGCCATCCTCTGCGGCCTGCTCGACCCGACGGCGAAGATCCAGGCGGCCGAGACCGCCGGCCGCGGCCACGAACGCCTGGCGCTCATGGAACAGGCCCGCGCATTGCCCTGGGGGGCAGTGTGGGACGAGCTCTGCGAGCGCGACGGCGTGCCGCCGGCGGCGAAGTGGCTCGCCGACGTGGCCCGCTACGAAAAAACGGTCCTCTCCAAACGCGGCTGACCAAACAGTTGCACAGGAGGAAACAGAGAGAACTGAGAAACCGAACTATGATTTCACACCAAGAACGCGAAGTTAGCAAAGGGTGCGATCTCTTCTTCGCTACCTTTGCTGCCTTGGTGTAATAATCAGGTTTGGGTCTCTCCTCTGTTAACTCCGTTACCTCCTGTAAGAATCATTCATGAACACCTGCATCGAGAATCCCGACGTCGTCCTGATTGGCAGCGGCGTGATGTCGGCCAACCTCGGCGCCCTGCTCAAGCGCCTCGACCCGGCGCTGCGCATCCAGGTGTTCGAGGCGGCGGACGAACTGGCCTTCGAGAGCTCGAACGGCTGGAACAACGCCGGCACCGGCCACGCCGGCATCTGCGAATTGAGCTACACGCCGAAGCGCGAGGCCGACGGCACGGTCAAGGTCCAGAAGGTCATCGATATCTTCCAGGAGTTCGAGCAGTCGCTCCAGTTCTGGGCGCACGCCGTGGCGAGCGGCATGATCGACAACCCCAAGGAGTTCATCAACCCGGTCCAGCACATCAGTTTTGTGCAGGGCGCGGACGAGGTGGATTACCTCAAGGCCCGCTACGCCGGCATGTCGAAGCACCACTTCTTCGCCGCGATGGAGTTCGCCACCGACCGCGCGAAAATCGGCGCGTGGGCGCCGCTGCTTACCGAGGGCCGCGATCCGGCCGTGCCGATCGCCGCCACCAAGATGGACGGCGGCACGGACGTGAATTTCGGCAACGTCTCCCGCAAGCTCCTCGCCTGGCTCGGTTCGCAGGAAGGCTGTTCCGTGCTGGCTAGCACGAAGGTCGTCGGCCTCCGCCGCGCGGAGGGCGGTGTAGGGCGGGGTCACCGCACCCCGCCTTCCCTCGAAAAGCAGGCGGGATACGGTGATCCCGCCCTACAAAAGACCCAAAGCGCCAGCTGGCACGTCACCACCCGCAATTCGAAAACCGGCGAAGAGCGCACCGTTACCACGAAGTTCGTCTTCGTCGGCGCCGGCGGCGGCAGCATCCTGCTCCTGCAGATGGCCGGCCTGCCCGAGGCGAAGGGCCTCGGCGGTTTCCCCATCGGCGGCCACTGGCTGGTGTGCGACAAGCCCGAGATCGTCGCCCGGCACCAGGCCAAGGTTTACGGTCAGAACCTGCCCGAGGCGCCCACCATGGCCGTGCCGCACCTCGACACCCGCATCCTCGACGGCAAGAAGACGCTCCTCTTCGGCCCGTTCGCCGCGTGGACGACGCGCTTCCTGCACCGGACCGGCAGTTGGACGGACCTGCCGCGCTCCGTGAAGCCGCACAATCTGGCGACGCTGCTCAAGATCGCCGCCACCAATTTTCCCCTCGTGAAGTATCTGCTGCAGCAAGGCACGCAGAGCATGGCCGACCGCATGAAGGTGATGCACATCTTCTACCCCAACGCGAAGGCCGAGGACTGGAAGCTGGTGGACGGCGGCATCCGGGTGCAGGCCATCAAGAAAACCGACGGCGAAGCCGGCATCGTCCACTTCGGCACGGAGGTCCTCACCAGCGCCGACAAATCCATGTCCGCCCTCCTCGGCGCCAGCCCCGGTGCCTCGGTCTCCGTGGATATCGTCCTCAAAGTGATCAAGGAGAGCTTCCCGCATTTGATCACCAGCCCCCGCATGGCCGAGATCGTTCCGACCTATGGAACCGACTATCGTGCTCCGGAGAACGCCGCGGTCTTTGCCAAACTAGCACTCGAGGCACGGCGGCGTCTGCAGTTGGTTTGAAGGTCAACGACGAAGCGCGGGTAGCGCGGAGATGGTCGCAACGAAGGTGCGGCCCCGGATCCCGCAGCCGCGGGAGTAGGGGTGAGTTGAGTGGGCGCCCTTAGGGCGACGAAGCTCACAACTGGCTTTGCATGCACGCCGGCACCTGAAGCTGATTTGAGGGGCAGGGGCGGTTGCCCCAACCGCCCGGGCCGTTGAGGGCAACGACCCCTACCAGGTGGAGGGCCCAGCTCCCGCTGGGCCATGTCTTGCGGATCGAATGTGGGAGGGGCTTTATGCCCCGACAGACCAGGCCCAACACGTTGCATCTCCCGATCTATTTTTTGGCCACAAAAAGGCACAAAAGGGCGCAAAAAAGGTAGGGCGCGGATTCCGCTCCGCGCCGTGTCTCTGGGTCGCTTCCCTTTCGTGTCTCTTCGTGACTTTTTGTGGCACCCTCATCGGGTGACTCAGTCAGCCGGTTGACGTTTTTGACTGTCTGGCCATATCTGCGTGCATGCCATTGCTGACGATTGTTCCGCCGATGCCTGGCGCCGAGCGCCGCTTCAAGCCCTTTGTCGATTTTGTGCGCGCCGCCGGGTGGGAGACCGAGTTCGTCCGACTAGAATGGCCCGGCCGGGTGCCGCCCTTCGGCTCGACCGAGCTCTTTCCCCAGGTCGACGCCCAGACGGTAGGCAAGGTTGTGATGGGCTTTTCCCTTGGCGGGCTCTACTCGCACCTTGGCGCTTTGCGCGCCCGGCACCTGATCCTTGGTTCGATCTCGCCCTTCTTCCTCGAGGATGACGAGGAGCCGCAGCGCTGGATGGTCTCCTACCGCGCCGGCAACGCGGACACCCCCGCGGACATCCTGGTGGGCGGCAAGGAAGACGAGCAGATGCACCGCCGCGCCACGGCTCTGCGCGACTTCTACCGCCAGCACACCTACACCGTCGTCCCCGACGCCGAGCACGAGCTCTGGCACCCGAACTATCTGCAAGCGATCAAAACGGCCCTAGACCGCCTCAAGCCCCAGGCAGCTTAGTCAGGTAGTGGGGGCGCGCCGTCTGAACGACTCCTTTCAACGCTGGCTTTTCAGGCCCGACGGCGCCTGAAGTTGATCTGAGGCTTTTCAACGCAAAGGCGCAAAGACGCCAGGGAACTGCAAATGGGTCAGGTCGCGGATGTTGATATCACGACCCGCAACCTGACCCTGCTATGGGGAGGCCGGATCCCGCGTATCAATGCCGACTGAGCGCAGGAATCGGAGCAGCAAGTCAATCCTCGTTCCTAACAGAAGCGATTTGCTGCTGTAATATTGCGCGACAATTCCGGCAAGTTTTAGCCGTTCGCCGTCTACTTGCCAGATTGGACCCCCGCTCATGCATTCCGGCCATAATTCACGTGGAGGTTCGCCCGCATTGCGCAGAGTATGTTGAAACCTTAGACCCACGAATTTCTGAGTATCATAGCCAAATCTCCATAAGATTTTATCCGTAAAAAACGGAAAGGCAATCAGAGCGCTAACCGCATGTGGGCTCTGTTCGTTTTCAGCTCTTGGAAAGCCCTCAACAGCACCAATCTTTCCGGAAAAAGACTCTCCGTCAGTTGTGAACGAGGCCGGGCACACGACTAGGAAGCTCCAGCCAGCCAGCATCAGCCGGTCGCGGAGCTGAGTGGTTAATACCATGTAACCAAGATCCGGCCGGGATTCGTTTTGAGCACCTTCCAAAGACTCGGAGGAGATCGTGAATGATTGGTTCAATGCCCAATAATTAGTTCCGCCGATTGGCACACACAGGGTGTTGCTGGCTTTCAAAGCAAGAACGTGAGCCGCGGTTACAAGCAATTCGACATTACGGGCTCTGAGAAGAATGCCCGATCCGATCAGGTCTACGCCGCCATCCGGTTTCGTGGCAAAAATGGGTAGCACAACTTTCGGCCTTTCCTCCATAGCGTTTATTACCTTCGAGTGAGCGGAAATCACCCGGGCTGCAAGACAGCAAAAGGGAGCTGCAAGGGGGGCAGGCCACAGATGTGGAGCGAGCCAAAGAGGCCGTGGTTTGGGGATCCGAGCGTTGGTCAAGCAAAGTGGCTGCAAAAGAGTCATGTCGCGGATGTGATATCACAATCCGCGAGCTGTCCCACTTTACTCATTCTAAGCAGGGTTATCTCCTCGTGGCGGTCGCCGCGGCCAAGGGCGAGAAGCCGCCCTTGTCGTTCACGTGCACGGTGCGGGCGAGCAGGATGCTGAGCAGCCCGGCGGCGACGGCGTAGAAGCTGACAGGGTCAGGGTTTGGGGCTAGGGGTGAGCTGACGTTCTCGGTCTGGTCTTCAGGAATCAATTGTGGGCGAAAAACGAACTCGTGTCCGGCGGGGTGGGTGTTGTTCGTTGAGATACGGAACCACTAATCTGGAGGCTAAACCATGCGACCACTGCGGTATTCACTCAATGTCACCTTGGACGGGTGTTATGATCACCGGGCCGGAATCCCGGATGAGGAGACCCATCGACACGCGACGGAAAGCCTCGCTGCGGCCGACGCCCTCCTGTTTGGGCGCGTGACTTACCAGCTGATGGAGTCGGCCTGGCGGGAGCCGGGGCGGACGGGCGTGCTGGCCGACTGGATGGCGCCTTGGACGATGCCGTTTGCCCGGACCGTCCACGCGGCGAGGAAGTTCGTCGTGTCGGGCACCTTGGCCCAGGTGGACTGGAACGCGGAACTCCTGCGTGGGGATCTCGGGCTGGCCGTCCAAAAGCTGAAGCAACAGCCGGGCAGGGGATTGTTCGTGGGCGGCGTGAAACTGGCCCAGGCCCTGACCGAACTGGGCCTCATCGATGAATACGAGTTCATCGTGCACCCCCGCCTGGCGGGACACGGCCCGACGTTGTTCGCGGGGCTTTCAAAGCATGTCGACCTGAAGCTGGTGAGCCGGCTGGAGTTCAAGTCGGGGGCGGTGGCGTTGCGATACGAACCGAAAAGGTAACCACCCGGACCGAGCGTTAACGCAAAGGCGCAGAGTCGAAAAAAGACGGAGATTAGGATCAATGCCGAAGGCTCTTTGGCCACGAAGAGTCACCAATTAGTGACCAGTTAGTGAAGATTAGGGAGTGTCTTCAAACCTTCAAAAGAACCACTAATGAGATTTCACCAAGGGTGAAATCCACAGAAACCGCTCCGGCTGATCGCCTGCGCGGTGGGTTTCAGGGGCCCGCTAATCGCGGGCGGAAAGGGCGGCGATCAGCCGCCCCCTGAACCTGGCGGCGGAGGCGATCAGCCGGAGCGGTGAAAGTAGATTCCGCCGTTGGCGGAATCCTTTTAGTGGTCCCCTTCCGGGCTTTGAAACCACTCCCTAGTGGTGAAGAGAATGGTTTCTTGGCGTCTTTGCGCCTTTGCGTTAAAAATATCTGACGGATTGCGAAAGGCGGTTCGATAGCAACGATGGTCACATGAGTCGCATGCCCCGGGCGGTCGCCGCCCTGTTGATCCTGAACATCGTGCTCTTTGCCGCGGGTG
Proteins encoded in this region:
- a CDS encoding rhamnulokinase family protein gives rise to the protein MASKTIHCAAVDLGATSGRVIVGTWAKNRLTLTEVHRFPNGFRSVGGHDYWDIPGLWTEIATGLRLAKKRFPQLASVGVDTWGVDHVLVNDAGRMVFPTHAYRDARTQPGLTRLANTRAALERIYAATGIPNVFYNSSLQLEETVAHNPAVADLATRCLFLPDYFNFLLSGRMENEISFASTSQLLAVHGRDWSRATLDHFHIPATWFTPPILANTVLGPILPEVGRVLRTSRESAKSGAKRGSSGRRALPDIKVVAVPGHDTACAYDAMPANPTGGDLYISSGTWSLVGFESDTPLLGHEALTARISNERTGDGRYRPLTNVIGLWLLEQTLKDFTARPKNDAEWVKLINASSKLTALSFKLDCTDPAFVNPSSMRAAIDAQLKRRKLPRPKNLAGYVRLICDSLGQGHADALRAFEKLAGRKFQRILIVGGGSKNRLLCQATADASGLPVHAFTLEGTAVGNIASQLVALRAVRNLKSFREHFAKQIKATVYQPG
- a CDS encoding L-rhamnose isomerase; amino-acid sequence: MKSSAAYKLARSAYAGYGVDTEAAIRHALRVPVSLHCWQADDVRGLETPKDGVAGGGIMSTGGYPGRARNGDEMRADLDLVLKLLPGKQRLNLHAFYAETGAKAVDRDDLRPEHFARWLGWAKSRRIGLDFNPTYFAHEKANSGFTLSSADPGIRRFWINHGKACRHIAQHFAKELGKPVVHNHWVPDGAKDAPADRWAPRERLKESYDAIFADKTVNRKLCVDAVEGKLFGLGSEDYVVGSQEFYSSYAQSRDLVLCLDLGHYHPTESVADKVSALMQFHKRLLLHTSRPVRWDSDHVVILDDAVRNLFLEIARGDAWDRVFVALDFFDASINRIAAYVIGARATRQAILCGLLDPTAKIQAAETAGRGHERLALMEQARALPWGAVWDELCERDGVPPAAKWLADVARYEKTVLSKRG
- a CDS encoding malate:quinone oxidoreductase; translation: MNTCIENPDVVLIGSGVMSANLGALLKRLDPALRIQVFEAADELAFESSNGWNNAGTGHAGICELSYTPKREADGTVKVQKVIDIFQEFEQSLQFWAHAVASGMIDNPKEFINPVQHISFVQGADEVDYLKARYAGMSKHHFFAAMEFATDRAKIGAWAPLLTEGRDPAVPIAATKMDGGTDVNFGNVSRKLLAWLGSQEGCSVLASTKVVGLRRAEGGVGRGHRTPPSLEKQAGYGDPALQKTQSASWHVTTRNSKTGEERTVTTKFVFVGAGGGSILLLQMAGLPEAKGLGGFPIGGHWLVCDKPEIVARHQAKVYGQNLPEAPTMAVPHLDTRILDGKKTLLFGPFAAWTTRFLHRTGSWTDLPRSVKPHNLATLLKIAATNFPLVKYLLQQGTQSMADRMKVMHIFYPNAKAEDWKLVDGGIRVQAIKKTDGEAGIVHFGTEVLTSADKSMSALLGASPGASVSVDIVLKVIKESFPHLITSPRMAEIVPTYGTDYRAPENAAVFAKLALEARRRLQLV
- a CDS encoding dihydrofolate reductase family protein, whose amino-acid sequence is MRPLRYSLNVTLDGCYDHRAGIPDEETHRHATESLAAADALLFGRVTYQLMESAWREPGRTGVLADWMAPWTMPFARTVHAARKFVVSGTLAQVDWNAELLRGDLGLAVQKLKQQPGRGLFVGGVKLAQALTELGLIDEYEFIVHPRLAGHGPTLFAGLSKHVDLKLVSRLEFKSGAVALRYEPKR